Below is a window of Immundisolibacter sp. DNA.
CTGATCCAGGGTGGCGTGGAACGCGCGCGTTTCGTTGGAACCTTCACCGACCTGGCACTCAGTTCGGGCGTCGACCTTCATACAGTATCACCGCCTGAGATCTCAGACATCAGCCAATGTGTACCTATGGCCGAGCTGTCGCCGAGACCAACTGCCATTCATGAGCACCTGCTGGCGCGACTCGACCCCGCGTCGGCCACTCACTGGCAACGCGGCCATCCGGACGCGCCCACTGAGCTTTGTGCCTGGCTGGGTTTCGCGGACGGTGGTCAGATTGATGTGTTCTCGCTGCCGCTGTTTGCTGACGCGCAGCCGCCACCCCTGTTCCGGCGTATTGGCTTTGGTGGCTGGGTGCCGACCGTAGAGCTGACCGTGCATGTGCACCGAAAGCCGGCGCCCGGCCTGTTGCGCGCCCGCTTCGTCACGCACCACGTCACCGCCGGCTTACTGCACGAAGATGGCGAGCTGTGGGACAGTGCCGGGCACTTGGTGGCCCTGTCGCGTCAGCTGGCGATGGTCGTTAGCCCGCCGACGCGCCGCAACAACGGCGCCCCGGCCGATTGAGAACCGCCGCGACTAGGCTCCTGTATTCGCTGGCGCTTTGAGCTCGCCGCGCAAGCCGAGTTCGATTTCTATCCGGCGCGCCACACGCTCGGCTTCGTCGCGATCACCGAAAGGCCCCGCCGTTACCTGGTGGCGGCCGGCAAACCGATCACGCCTGGCCGGCACTGGCGGCCCCAGGTGGCGTAGCTGCGCCACCAGCTTTTGCGCGTTGTTCTCACCACGGTAACCGCCAAGGTCGAGGTACCAGCCATACTTGGGCCGTGTAGGCGACGGTAGCGCACTGCGCACCGGCGGCTTGTGACGCGGCACGCGGGCAAGGTAAGTGGTCTTGTCCGGTGCCTCGCGCAGGATTGGCAGCGGATACCCAGGCTGCGCCAGTACGTACGAACGCACGCGACCCCAATCAACAGCTTCATCGTTGCGACCGCGACTGGCAAGGGCCTTGCGGATGGCGACTGCCGCAACCGCCTCGCGCTCGCTGGCGCTCGCAGCGTGTTCTTCGAGCGCCCGGTGTACTTCAAGCAGCAGTTCATCGCCCTGCCAACCGGCCAGAATCGGCTGATTGACCACCGTAACCGCGCTGCCGGTGTTGGCTTCGTCAAACAGCCGGGTAATGTCTTCCGGGTACAACTGCAGGCAGCCGTGGGTGACCCGCAGACCGGTACCAGCTGGCTTGTTGGTGCTATGGATGATGTAAGTCGGCCAACCAAGGTCCAGTACGTGGGTGCCGATGGGGTTGTCGGGTCCGCCGGGCACCAGGGCCGGCAGCGGGTCGCCGCGCATGGCGTGCGCTCGACGCACCGAAGCCGGCACACGCCAGTCCGGATACGCCCGTTTGCGGGTGACGCGGGTGCTGCCCAGTGGCGTCGGGTACTCCTCGCGCCCGATGCCAATGGGGTAGCTCACCACCCGGCGCCGCCCCATGGCATCCGCCGGCAGGAAATGAAACAGCCGTCGCGCCGCCACATTGGCCACCAGACCATAGTGCGGAGCGGTGGGCAGGATCTGCGCGACCGGCAGCACGACCTGACGGCCATCGCCGGGGACCCACACATCAACGCCCGGATTAGCCCACTCGATCTCGTCATAGCCCAGGTGAAAGCGGCGTCCGATATCGAGCAAGGTCTCGTCACCCCGCACGCGGGTGACCTGGGTCAGCCCCAATACCTGCTGCCCTGGCGCCAGTTCATAGACCAGCTGCGGACCCGGAGACGCCGCCCGCGGCGGTATCACAACCTTCGGTGGCGGCGCGGGCGGCAGTGGCACCACCGGCTCTTTCATGCAGCCGGCAAGCAGCAGTGAGACAAGCAGCCAGCCCAGCACCGATCGGTGCATGTCCTTAGGCATTGCCAACGTTACGGTCAAAAGGTGAGTGGAAATAGGTGCTCTCCTCAGCCGATTCGCGCACTTCGTCCACTAACTGCTGTAGGCGCAGTTCGGCGGTTGCCATCTCGGCACACGAGCGGCACGACGGGTCAGCGCAGGGTTGATGGGTGTAAAGCCAGAAATGGACGACGCCCGACAGCATCCCGGAAGCGATCTCCCAAGCGTCGGCATCGGGATTCGCGTCGAGGATTTCGTTGCCCAACGCGACGGCGCGATCGGCAACTTCATCAAAAAGGGAGTCGGTCTCGGCAGAACTCATAGGAGTAGCCCTCACGGGCGTAGCAATACAGCTGTGCATTCTAGCCCCGCTGGTCGTCGGCAGCCGCGTCGCGGGCAACGCCACCGGCAAATCGCCACCACGCTCGGCGCTGTACCCCCTATGTGTCAGCTCGCCCATTGGCCCCTGGCAGGTCCGCGCAGTGCTGCGGTTAACCCCGCAGAAAATCCAGATGAAGGCGGTTGAACAGCTCCGGCTCTTCCCACTGCGGCCAGTGCGCGCTTTCTTCCAGCACCACCAGGCGCGCGTCCGGGATATGGCGCATGGCTTCCTCGGCCAGTTCCACGGGTTGCCCGGGGTTATGCCTCGTCCACAGCACCAGCGTCGGGCAACCAATGTCCTTCATCAGGTCCGGTCGCATCCACTGCGCGGTCCAGGCATCGTCCACCACGCGGCCCAGCGTCGACACGGCAATCTTGCCCATGTGCGGCTGCATGCCAGGCTGCGCGTAGATGGCGTAGCGGATCGCCACCACCTCGTCGGTGAGGGTCTTCTCCGGTTCGGCCATCAGCCAGGCCATACGCGCCCGCACCGCCTCCATGGTGAGGTTGCCGGCGGCCTTCTTGGACCGCTCCAGCGCGTCGATCAGTTCCTGCTTGCCCTTGGCGTTGGGAGGCGCCAGGATGCCTGTGTTGAGCACCAGCTTTTTTACCCGTTGCGGCTGGCGAATGGCGGTCCAGGCAGAGACCATGGCACCCAGCGACTCACCGGACAGGCACGCGCTGTCAGCGCCGATGGCGTCCATGAAAGCCAGCAGATGGTCCGACCACACCTCCATGGTGTAATCGCCGTCGTAGTGGTCCGTGTAACCATGTCCCAGCATATCGATGGCATACACATGAAAGTGTTTGGCATGCTCGGCGATATTGCGCATATAGGCCTCGGCGTGACCGCCGGTGCCGTGCAGAAAAATCAGTGGTGGGCCGTCACCAGCCTCGATAGCGCGCGTGCGGTATGCGCCGGCCTGGTAGTAGGTTTGCCGGAACGGTACACCCAGCATTTCGACCCAAACAGTGCTCATGTTCTGCTCCTGTTGAAATTATCTTTAAATTTAATGCGGCCAAGGGTCAGCACAGCAAGCCGACAAACGGTTGCCCAAGGGTACCGAGGCAGTTTAGCAGCCCGCGGGGGCTGGTCTGTCAGCGCCCGCCGGCGCATTTGACAACGACACAATCGGGGAGCAGAACCATGGAGCCTTTGCTGGTCAAGCACATCGTCGAACGCGCCGCTGTTTGTTTCCCGCAACGGGAAATCGTGGCCCGCGGCGCCAACGACACTCGCTTTGTATATTCCTACGCCGCGTTCTACGGTCGCCTGCAGCGTGCCGCCCACCTCCTGGACCGGCTGGGCGCCAGTCGCGGCCAGACCGTCGGTGTGCTCGGCTGGAACACCCACCGACACCTTGAGCTCGATTACGCCGCCATCTGCAAGGGTGCGATTTACCTCGGCCTGAATTTCCGGCTCGACGTCGAAGCCCTGGTCTACACCTGCAATCTGGCACAAGTACGCGTACTGGCCGTGGACCCCGAGCTGCTGCCGCTGGCCGAGGCGCTGGTCGCCGCCGGAGCCAACACCATCGGCGCCTTTGTGCTGCTGGGCGATGACACCGAATTGCCCCGGACTGCACTGGCGCCCCTGCACCGCTATGAGGAGTTACTCGCCCAGGCGCCACCGGAATATGCCTTTCCGGATGACATCGACGAGAACGCCACGGTCTGCGTGAGCTTTACCGGCGGTACCACTGGCCGACCCAAGGGCTGTCCGTACTCCAATCGCTTTCTGGTACTGCGGGCACTCACGCGCCAGTCAGCACAGTCGCTTGGGCCCTATCGCGGCGACGATGTGCTGCTGGTGATCCCACCGATGTTTCACGCCCACGCCTTCAATCTGCCGATGGACGGCATGATCGCGGGCGCCAAACTGGTGTTGCCCGGCGTACACCCGGACGGCCACGTGGTCGCCCGACTGATCGCCGACGAGCGCGTCACGCGCCTGATGGCCAACCCGGTGCTGGGCAAGCTGGTGCTGGCGGCTGCGGCCGAGCGTGATCACGACCTGTCCAGCCTGCGCTACGTCGGCTTTGGTGGCGACATCGTGCCGCGCGACATGGCGCAGCGGTTCCTGGCCATGGGTGTGAAACTGCGTTGTGGCGGGCACGGTATGGCCGAGTCGCTCGCCGACCACACGGCGGCGTTTTACGAGGAACTGGCCGGCCCCGACCCCGCGTCGGCCTTCGCGCGCATGCTCGACGAAAACTCCGGCTTGCCGATTGTTGGCGCGCAAGTGCGCATCATTCGCGAAGATGGCGCCGCGGTCGCCGCCGACGGCGTTGAAACCGGCGAGATCCAGCTCAAGGGCTGGCATGTGATCGCCGAGTACTTTCGCGATGCTGCCAATACCGAAGCGCTATTCACCTCGGACGGCTGGCTGCGCACTGGCGATGTGGGCGTACGCTTTGCCGACTCCAGCATCGCCTTCGTCGGGCGCACCAAGGACATGATCAAGTCCGGCGGGGAATGGATACCGGCGCTTACCCTGGAGCATGCCCTGTCCGAGCACCCGGCAGTGGCCGAGGCCTGCGTCATCGGCGTGCCGCACCCGACCTATGGCGAGCGGCCTCTGGCGCTGGTTACCGCCCGACCCAACCAGTCACTTGACCCGGCAGCGTTGCGTGACCACTTGGC
It encodes the following:
- a CDS encoding thioesterase family protein, with amino-acid sequence MPTAPASRFQQDIYLAAAGEGRFHGELSSAWSIGPIPNGGYVMAVACNALAMALDCPHQASITGHYVQPTEAGPVQIETEVIRRGRRLSTGVAKLIQGGVERARFVGTFTDLALSSGVDLHTVSPPEISDISQCVPMAELSPRPTAIHEHLLARLDPASATHWQRGHPDAPTELCAWLGFADGGQIDVFSLPLFADAQPPPLFRRIGFGGWVPTVELTVHVHRKPAPGLLRARFVTHHVTAGLLHEDGELWDSAGHLVALSRQLAMVVSPPTRRNNGAPAD
- a CDS encoding alpha/beta fold hydrolase, giving the protein MSTVWVEMLGVPFRQTYYQAGAYRTRAIEAGDGPPLIFLHGTGGHAEAYMRNIAEHAKHFHVYAIDMLGHGYTDHYDGDYTMEVWSDHLLAFMDAIGADSACLSGESLGAMVSAWTAIRQPQRVKKLVLNTGILAPPNAKGKQELIDALERSKKAAGNLTMEAVRARMAWLMAEPEKTLTDEVVAIRYAIYAQPGMQPHMGKIAVSTLGRVVDDAWTAQWMRPDLMKDIGCPTLVLWTRHNPGQPVELAEEAMRHIPDARLVVLEESAHWPQWEEPELFNRLHLDFLRG
- a CDS encoding AMP-binding protein gives rise to the protein MEPLLVKHIVERAAVCFPQREIVARGANDTRFVYSYAAFYGRLQRAAHLLDRLGASRGQTVGVLGWNTHRHLELDYAAICKGAIYLGLNFRLDVEALVYTCNLAQVRVLAVDPELLPLAEALVAAGANTIGAFVLLGDDTELPRTALAPLHRYEELLAQAPPEYAFPDDIDENATVCVSFTGGTTGRPKGCPYSNRFLVLRALTRQSAQSLGPYRGDDVLLVIPPMFHAHAFNLPMDGMIAGAKLVLPGVHPDGHVVARLIADERVTRLMANPVLGKLVLAAAAERDHDLSSLRYVGFGGDIVPRDMAQRFLAMGVKLRCGGHGMAESLADHTAAFYEELAGPDPASAFARMLDENSGLPIVGAQVRIIREDGAAVAADGVETGEIQLKGWHVIAEYFRDAANTEALFTSDGWLRTGDVGVRFADSSIAFVGRTKDMIKSGGEWIPALTLEHALSEHPAVAEACVIGVPHPTYGERPLALVTARPNQSLDPAALRDHLAAQLPRWMLPECLLLDDIAKTTVGKFNKTLLRERYRGHYAP
- a CDS encoding L,D-transpeptidase family protein, which codes for MPKDMHRSVLGWLLVSLLLAGCMKEPVVPLPPAPPPKVVIPPRAASPGPQLVYELAPGQQVLGLTQVTRVRGDETLLDIGRRFHLGYDEIEWANPGVDVWVPGDGRQVVLPVAQILPTAPHYGLVANVAARRLFHFLPADAMGRRRVVSYPIGIGREEYPTPLGSTRVTRKRAYPDWRVPASVRRAHAMRGDPLPALVPGGPDNPIGTHVLDLGWPTYIIHSTNKPAGTGLRVTHGCLQLYPEDITRLFDEANTGSAVTVVNQPILAGWQGDELLLEVHRALEEHAASASEREAVAAVAIRKALASRGRNDEAVDWGRVRSYVLAQPGYPLPILREAPDKTTYLARVPRHKPPVRSALPSPTRPKYGWYLDLGGYRGENNAQKLVAQLRHLGPPVPARRDRFAGRHQVTAGPFGDRDEAERVARRIEIELGLRGELKAPANTGA